The genomic region GAGGAAACGTGACGATGGTCACCACAGCGCTCATCACGACGGCGTCTCTTCCCCATCGCAGTCCGGCCCGGATCGGTGTCCGGTCAGCCTCGACAGGTGGTTCCTCGGACTCCACCCATCCCAACCACCAGGCGATTGCCAGGACGGACAAGAACGAGAGCTGAAATGAGATGTCGTAGATCGTTTGGGGATCGTGCAGGACGATCAGCAGCGCCGCGAACGCCAGAGCATGAAAGACCTTGTGGTCGTATGCCAGCCATCTGGCCAGCAAGGCCACGAGTACCATCACCAACGAGCGCACCGTGGCGAGTTCGGCGCCTGCAAGGCCGGCATACCAGACGACGGGAGGAACGGTGGCCGCGGCGGCAAGGCGCGTCGGAGTGGCGTGCCGCGATAGTCTGAGCAGCCACTCCGAGGGTAGCCATAGCAATGCCCGTCTCACCGACACCAATATCAGGAGGGCGACGAGCCCGAGGTGGCTGCCAGAAATGGAGAGAAGATGCACCGTTCCGGTGGCCATGAACTGATCGCGGAGATCGTCGTCGAGATACCCGCGATCACCCAGAACGATTCCCAGGAAGATTCCCAACTCAGGTTGCGTGAGGCTATGGATCGCGGATGTCCGAACATCTGCGCGCCATTGATCGAACCGGTTTCCGATTCCCCACCATCCGTGCGAGCGTCCGGACTCGACCAGAACGACCCCGTCCGTTCCGGACACCGAGGCGACCGCCTCGATCCCGTGCTGTTCCAAATACGCGCCGTAGTCGAATCCTCCAGGATTCAGCGTCCCATGCGGAGGTCGGAGCTTCGCGAGAAAACGGACTCGGTCGCCACAGAACATCTTGCGATCGGGGCCTCGCCAGGTCACTCGGATCCTGGCAGGCATTGAGCTCCCGATTTCCGTGTCGTCGGGCTGCACCATGAGCACCGAACGATCGGGCCCCTGTTGGACTGGCGCAACGATCCTTCCGGATATTTCCCGCGCCTGGTCGCTCCATCCGGAAGTCAGGCCGGTGTGTGTCGCGCCCTCGACCATCACGGACCAATACATCATTCCGGTCAGCAATGCTGCGAAGAGAGAGGTCAGCTTCCGGCCGAGAACGGGATCAGTCCGGCCATGCAGTGAGGCGGCGATGGCCAGCAGAATCAAGAAGCAGGAAATGGAAAGAGGGAAGTAGGAGACCACCGATCCGAGGGCGAGACCCGCGATCAACGCGGCGGTCAGTGCTGGCAGCATGAACTCCCGTCAAGGACAGGCAACCCTGCCCGCCAAGAGCGACTATCCGATATGCGTTTTCACCATCTGGGCCAATCGATCCGCCTCTTGCCGGATGAACCCGTCCTGCTCGCCTTCGATCATGATTCTCAGCAGCGGTTCTGTTCCGGAGTATCTGACGAGTATGCGGCCGTTTCCATTGAGTTTTTGTTCACTTTCGCCGATCGCACGCTGCAACTCAGGTATCGAATCCAACTCCGGTTTCTTCGAAACCTTGACATTGAGCAGGACCTGAGGAACCGCTGTCATCGCCTTGGCCAGTTCGGATAGAGGCCGTTGCGTGCGTTTCATCAGCGACAGTACCTGCAAGGCGGAAATGAGGCCGTCTCCGGTCGTATTGTGGTCGAGGAAAATAAAGTGGCCCGACTGCTCCCCGCCGAAGTTATAGCCGTCCGCCAACATCCGCTCGAGGAGATACCGGTCGCCCACGGCAGTCCGAATCAGGGTGATCCCCGCTTGGGCCATGGCCTTTTCCAGTCCAAAGTTGCTCATGACCGTTCCGACGACGGTCTTCTTGGCCAGGGCGCCGTGTCGGTGGAGATCCAGGCTCAAAGCGGCCATGATGTGATCGCCGTCGATGACCTTGCCTTGCTCGCAGACGAAGATGGCACGGTCGGCGTCTCCGTCGAGCGCCACCCCGAGATCCGCTCCATACTGCAGCACCGCCTGTCGGAGCGAGTCCGGGTGAACGGCCCCGCACCCGGCATTGATATTCATTCCGTCCGGCTTGTTGCCGATCACCTCGACCTTTGCGCCGAGTTCTCGGAGCACCGTCGGAGCCACTTTGTAGGCCGCCCCATTGGCGCAATCGACGACCAGCTTGATACCCTGAAAATCCAATTCCTTGGGCAACGACCGTTTGACGAATTCGATATAGCGCCCCTCGGCGTCGTCGATGCGAAAGGCTTTGCCGATCGCGTCGGCGGTCGGGCGCAAGTGGGCGATCTCGTTGGAGAGAATCAATTGTTCGATTCGGGCTTCCATGTCGTCCGGCAGCTTCAACCCGTCGTTGGAGAAGAACTTGATGCCGTTGTCCTGATAGGGGTTGTGTGACGCGGAGATCATCACCCCGGCATCCGCTCGAAGGCTTCGGGTCAGGAATGCGATGGCCGGCGTCGGCATCGGCCCGACCAACAGGACATCCACGCCCATGGAGCAGATGCCGGACGTCAAGGCAGATTCCAGCATATACCCCGATACTCTCGTATCCTTGCCAATGACGATTTGATGACGGCCGGCCCGCCGCATGAACAGGTGGGCGGCCGCCCGCCCCAACTGCATGGCCGTTTCACTGGTCATCGGCTCGAGATTGGCGACCCCTCGAACTCCGTCTGTGCCGAAGAGTTTACGCATGTTGTTCCCGTAATGATGCGTGCGGCCGTCTGGCTATCGCCGTGGCGACTTTCACCACATCCCGCATCGCCTGAACGTCATGAACGCGAAGGATCCGAGCGCCGTGCTCTACCGCTAGGGCCACCGCCGCCGCCGTCCCCCACACACGATCGTCCACCGGACGATCGGTGAGCTTGCCAAGGAACGCTTTCC from Nitrospira japonica harbors:
- the glmM gene encoding phosphoglucosamine mutase translates to MRKLFGTDGVRGVANLEPMTSETAMQLGRAAAHLFMRRAGRHQIVIGKDTRVSGYMLESALTSGICSMGVDVLLVGPMPTPAIAFLTRSLRADAGVMISASHNPYQDNGIKFFSNDGLKLPDDMEARIEQLILSNEIAHLRPTADAIGKAFRIDDAEGRYIEFVKRSLPKELDFQGIKLVVDCANGAAYKVAPTVLRELGAKVEVIGNKPDGMNINAGCGAVHPDSLRQAVLQYGADLGVALDGDADRAIFVCEQGKVIDGDHIMAALSLDLHRHGALAKKTVVGTVMSNFGLEKAMAQAGITLIRTAVGDRYLLERMLADGYNFGGEQSGHFIFLDHNTTGDGLISALQVLSLMKRTQRPLSELAKAMTAVPQVLLNVKVSKKPELDSIPELQRAIGESEQKLNGNGRILVRYSGTEPLLRIMIEGEQDGFIRQEADRLAQMVKTHIG